From Streptomyces sp. HUAS MG91, the proteins below share one genomic window:
- a CDS encoding helix-turn-helix domain-containing protein yields the protein MDTVTLSDLLDVLGGSSVRALTAPAGLAVPVGEVLLYEAGAPLPQAPDAVLLAVGVRAPAAVARLVRDAADAGMTAVVVRGTPDDDGPVTAAAERGGIALLSVDEDAAWHRVHLLLSSAAGAGPAPAAGGDLFALADAIAAATGGATAIEDPRQRILAYSTVAGQAVDEDRRQGILGLQVPDSPANTEQYRSLFAAGTPLRLPALDDENLPRLAVAVRAGGETLGSVWVVDGGRLAPDAEHALARGASTAALLLLRARAAQELSRHLGGDLLRRVLDGTVDAGGAAHRLGLGAGDDPVRVAAFAPAGPESAPDVARTALRLLDLVRLHCEARYGRHACVLLDGVVYALLPASGERGAARHKRLAQDIVERAGGALRLPVRAALGSLVAGLGRAVDSREDADLVLRCLSDEVPVAVVDEMQARVTLLRLAELVGGRRELTGGAWARVVAYDAGHGTEYGRTVRAWLDAGCDMAGAARVLAVHPNTCRYRLRQVRDVVGLDLDDPDERLVLWLQARLAFSRSSPRP from the coding sequence GTGGACACCGTCACCCTGAGCGACCTGCTCGATGTGCTCGGCGGTTCGTCCGTGCGCGCGCTCACCGCCCCCGCCGGCCTCGCCGTACCCGTCGGCGAGGTGCTCCTGTACGAGGCCGGTGCGCCGCTCCCGCAGGCCCCGGACGCCGTGCTGCTCGCCGTCGGGGTCCGCGCCCCGGCCGCGGTCGCCCGGCTGGTGCGGGACGCCGCCGACGCGGGCATGACGGCCGTCGTCGTCCGCGGCACGCCGGACGACGACGGCCCGGTGACCGCGGCGGCCGAGCGGGGCGGGATCGCGCTGCTCTCCGTCGACGAGGACGCCGCCTGGCACCGGGTCCATCTGCTGCTGTCCTCGGCGGCCGGCGCCGGGCCCGCGCCCGCGGCGGGCGGCGATCTGTTCGCGCTGGCCGACGCGATCGCCGCGGCGACCGGCGGGGCCACCGCCATCGAGGACCCGCGCCAGCGCATCCTCGCCTACTCGACGGTCGCCGGGCAGGCCGTCGACGAGGACCGCCGGCAGGGCATCCTCGGGCTCCAGGTGCCCGACAGCCCGGCCAACACCGAGCAGTACCGCTCCCTGTTCGCCGCCGGGACCCCGCTGCGGCTGCCCGCCCTGGACGACGAGAACCTGCCGCGGCTCGCCGTCGCCGTGCGCGCGGGCGGCGAGACGCTCGGCTCGGTCTGGGTCGTGGACGGCGGGCGGCTCGCGCCGGACGCCGAGCACGCCCTCGCCCGGGGCGCCTCCACGGCGGCGCTGCTGCTGCTCAGGGCGCGCGCCGCGCAGGAACTCTCCCGGCACCTCGGCGGTGATCTGCTGCGCCGCGTCCTGGACGGCACCGTCGACGCGGGCGGCGCCGCGCACCGGCTCGGGCTCGGCGCGGGCGACGATCCGGTGCGGGTCGCGGCGTTCGCCCCCGCGGGCCCGGAATCCGCGCCGGACGTGGCGCGCACCGCGCTGCGCCTGCTCGACCTCGTACGGCTGCACTGCGAGGCGCGTTACGGGCGGCACGCCTGTGTGCTGCTCGACGGGGTGGTGTACGCGCTGCTGCCCGCGTCCGGTGAGCGCGGCGCGGCCCGCCACAAGCGGCTCGCGCAGGACATCGTGGAGCGGGCGGGCGGGGCGCTGCGGCTGCCCGTGCGGGCGGCGCTGGGGTCGCTCGTCGCCGGGCTCGGCCGGGCCGTGGACTCGCGCGAGGACGCCGATCTGGTGCTGCGGTGTCTGTCCGACGAGGTGCCGGTCGCCGTGGTGGACGAGATGCAGGCCCGGGTCACGCTGTTGCGCCTAGCCGAACTGGTCGGTGGGCGGCGGGAGTTGACCGGGGGTGCGTGGGCGCGGGTGGTGGCGTACGACGCCGGGCACGGGACCGAGTACGGGCGGACGGTGCGGGCCTGGCTGGATGCCGGGTGTGACATGGCGGGGGCGGCGCGGGTGCTGGCCGTTCATCCGAACACGTGCCGGTATCGCCTCCGGCAGGTCCGGGACGTGGTGGGCCTGGACCTCGACGACCCGGACGAACGTCTCGTCCTCTGGCTGCAGGCCCGGTTGGCCTTCTCGCGCAGTTCCCCGCGCCCCTGA
- the dapE gene encoding succinyl-diaminopimelate desuccinylase produces the protein MTTAALDLTADVVELTRALVDTPSESGAEGPLADAVEAALRALPHLTVDRVGHSVVARTALGRAERVIVAGHLDTVPAAGNLPARLADGRLYGLGACDMKGGVAVALRLAAALTAPARDVTYVFYECEEVEGDRNGLHRIAADRPELLAADLAILMEPSDAGVEAGCQGVLCADVTVRGTRAHTARAWRGENAAHRSAEVLQALADHVPERVIVDGLEYREGLSAVAVRAGVAGNVVPDTCVISLNARFAPSRSPQEAEEYVRRIIPGGHEFVVTEVVPGALPGLDHAAVASLVDFLGVAPRPKLGWTDVARFTRLGVPALNFGPGDPVLAHTAGEFVEVGQLAECERKLGEWLRG, from the coding sequence GTGACCACCGCCGCCCTCGACCTCACCGCCGACGTCGTCGAGCTGACCCGCGCCCTCGTCGACACCCCGTCCGAGAGCGGCGCGGAGGGCCCGCTCGCCGACGCCGTCGAGGCCGCCCTGCGCGCCCTGCCGCACCTCACCGTCGACCGCGTCGGCCACTCCGTCGTCGCCCGCACCGCCCTCGGCCGCGCCGAACGCGTCATCGTCGCCGGGCACCTCGACACCGTGCCCGCCGCCGGGAACCTGCCCGCGCGCCTGGCCGACGGCCGCCTGTACGGGCTCGGCGCCTGCGACATGAAGGGCGGCGTCGCGGTGGCACTGCGCCTCGCGGCCGCGCTCACCGCCCCGGCGCGCGACGTCACCTACGTCTTCTACGAGTGCGAGGAGGTCGAGGGCGACCGCAACGGGCTGCACCGCATCGCCGCCGACCGCCCCGAACTGCTCGCCGCCGACCTGGCGATCCTCATGGAACCCTCCGACGCCGGTGTCGAGGCCGGCTGCCAGGGAGTGCTCTGCGCCGACGTCACCGTGCGCGGCACCCGGGCGCACACGGCGCGGGCGTGGCGGGGGGAGAACGCCGCGCACCGCTCCGCGGAGGTGTTGCAGGCACTCGCCGACCACGTCCCGGAGCGGGTGATCGTCGACGGGCTCGAGTACCGGGAAGGGCTCAGCGCCGTCGCGGTGCGGGCCGGAGTCGCCGGGAACGTCGTTCCCGACACGTGCGTCATCTCGCTCAACGCCCGCTTCGCGCCGAGCCGTTCGCCCCAAGAGGCGGAGGAGTATGTGCGCCGGATCATTCCCGGCGGCCACGAGTTCGTGGTCACCGAGGTCGTGCCCGGCGCCCTGCCCGGCCTCGACCACGCGGCCGTCGCGTCCCTGGTCGACTTCCTCGGCGTGGCACCCCGCCCCAAACTCGGCTGGACCGACGTGGCCCGCTTCACCCGACTCGGCGTCCCCGCACTGAACTTCGGCCCCGGCGATCCGGTACTCGCGCACACCGCGGGTGAGTTCGTCGAGGTCGGGCAACTGGCCGAGTGCGAGCGGAAGCTGGGGGAGTGGCTGCGCGGCTGA
- a CDS encoding amino acid permease has product MADATAPGGALRRTMGLWQLTLLSVGATLGTGIFVVLGEAVPKAGPAIVVSFVLAGVTALFSALSYAELAGMIPGSGSSYSYTYATLGELVAWVCGWCLILEYGVSVAAVAVGWGQYVNELLDLVFGVTLPASLSAPPGTGGVLNVPAAAIVVLAMVVLLRGARESAVINVIMVAVKIAALVMFCAVAFTAFHAGNFQPLFPLGAAGMSAGAASLFFSYIGFDAASTAGEEAKNPQRDLPRAIILSLVLVTALYVLVAVAALGAMPWQKFAGTEATLGEVLVRAVGGGTLWPVLLSVGAVVATTSVVLTVQYGQIRILFSMSRDGLVPPVFSRVHAQSGVPRANTVIVSSFIAVLAALVPLGSLADATSIGTLFAFGLVNIAVVLLRRRNPDAPRSFRVPLSPLLPLLGVAACGYMLCSLGADTWIAFGAWMAAGLVVYWLYGMKHSTLGRPGTPVKETV; this is encoded by the coding sequence ATGGCCGACGCCACCGCCCCGGGCGGCGCCCTGCGGCGCACGATGGGGCTGTGGCAGCTGACCCTGCTGTCCGTCGGCGCCACGCTCGGCACCGGCATCTTCGTCGTGCTGGGCGAGGCGGTGCCGAAGGCCGGGCCCGCGATCGTCGTCTCGTTCGTCCTCGCCGGTGTCACCGCCCTCTTCTCCGCGCTCTCCTACGCGGAACTCGCGGGCATGATCCCCGGCTCCGGGTCCTCGTACAGCTACACCTACGCCACGCTCGGCGAACTCGTCGCCTGGGTGTGCGGCTGGTGTCTGATCCTGGAGTACGGGGTGTCGGTCGCGGCCGTCGCCGTGGGCTGGGGCCAGTACGTCAACGAACTGCTCGACCTCGTCTTCGGCGTCACCCTGCCCGCCTCCCTCAGCGCCCCGCCCGGCACCGGCGGCGTCCTCAACGTGCCCGCCGCCGCGATCGTCGTCCTCGCCATGGTCGTGCTGCTGCGCGGGGCACGCGAGAGCGCCGTCATCAACGTGATCATGGTCGCGGTGAAGATCGCCGCCCTGGTGATGTTCTGCGCCGTCGCCTTCACCGCCTTCCACGCGGGCAACTTCCAGCCGCTGTTCCCGCTCGGCGCGGCCGGGATGAGCGCGGGCGCCGCCTCGCTCTTCTTCTCGTACATCGGCTTCGACGCCGCGTCGACCGCCGGTGAGGAGGCGAAGAACCCGCAGCGGGACCTGCCCCGCGCGATCATCCTGTCGCTGGTGCTCGTCACGGCGCTGTACGTGCTCGTCGCCGTCGCCGCCCTCGGCGCCATGCCCTGGCAGAAGTTCGCCGGGACCGAGGCCACCCTCGGCGAGGTCCTCGTCCGGGCCGTCGGCGGCGGCACCCTGTGGCCGGTCCTGCTGTCCGTCGGCGCGGTCGTCGCCACCACCAGCGTCGTCCTCACCGTGCAGTACGGGCAGATCCGCATCCTGTTCTCGATGTCCAGGGACGGACTCGTGCCGCCGGTGTTCTCCCGGGTGCACGCCCAAAGCGGGGTGCCGCGCGCCAACACGGTGATCGTCTCGTCCTTCATCGCCGTGCTCGCCGCCCTCGTCCCGCTGGGCAGCCTCGCCGACGCCACCAGCATCGGCACGCTCTTCGCCTTCGGGCTCGTCAACATCGCGGTGGTGCTGCTGCGCCGCCGCAACCCCGACGCGCCGCGCAGCTTCCGCGTCCCGCTGTCGCCGCTCCTGCCGCTGCTCGGCGTGGCCGCCTGCGGCTACATGCTGTGCAGCCTCGGCGCGGACACCTGGATCGCGTTCGGCGCGTGGATGGCGGCTGGCCTCGTCGTCTACTGGCTCTACGGCATGAAGCACTCCACGCTCGGCCGGCCGGGCACCCCTGTGAAGGAGACCGTGTGA
- a CDS encoding helix-turn-helix domain-containing protein, which produces MTAETSQTLDRGLRVLKLLADTDHGLTVTELSNKLGVNRTVVYRLLATLEQHALVRRDLGGRARVGLGVLRLGRQVHPLVREAALPALRSLAEDIGATAHLTLVDGTEALAVAVVEPTWTDYHVAYRTGFRHPLDRGAAGRAILGARQGVLPETGYTLTHGELEAGASGAAAPLLGVSGVEGSVGVVMLADAVPERVGPRVLDAAREVSDALR; this is translated from the coding sequence GTGACCGCGGAGACCTCCCAGACGCTCGACCGGGGACTGCGCGTCCTCAAACTGCTCGCCGACACCGACCACGGGCTGACCGTGACCGAGCTCTCCAACAAGCTCGGCGTCAACCGCACGGTCGTCTACCGCCTGCTCGCCACACTTGAGCAGCACGCCCTCGTCCGCCGCGACCTGGGTGGCCGCGCCCGGGTCGGACTCGGCGTGCTGCGCCTGGGCCGGCAGGTTCATCCGCTGGTGCGCGAGGCCGCGCTGCCCGCGCTGCGCTCGCTCGCCGAGGACATCGGGGCGACGGCCCATCTGACCCTGGTCGACGGCACGGAGGCCCTCGCGGTCGCCGTCGTGGAGCCGACCTGGACCGACTACCACGTGGCGTACCGCACCGGTTTCCGGCATCCGCTGGACCGGGGCGCCGCCGGGCGCGCCATCCTCGGGGCCCGGCAGGGCGTGCTGCCCGAGACCGGGTACACCCTCACCCACGGCGAGCTGGAGGCCGGGGCCAGCGGGGCCGCCGCGCCCCTGCTCGGGGTGAGCGGGGTCGAGGGCAGCGTCGGCGTCGTCATGCTGGCCGACGCCGTTCCCGAACGCGTCGGCCCCCGGGTCCTGGACGCCGCCCGCGAGGTGTCCGACGCCCTGCGCTGA